The Martelella sp. AD-3 genome includes a region encoding these proteins:
- a CDS encoding Rho termination factor N-terminal domain-containing protein — translation MPKATRDQRPSVKEEETYQALRDDGASKEKAARIANAQANSSMKPSKKGGEADPYEEWTRDDLYDQAQKIGIEGRSKMDKGELIEALRNH, via the coding sequence ATGCCGAAAGCGACGCGAGATCAGCGCCCGTCCGTCAAGGAAGAGGAAACCTATCAGGCCCTGCGCGATGACGGAGCCTCGAAGGAAAAGGCCGCGCGCATTGCCAACGCCCAGGCCAACAGCAGCATGAAGCCGTCGAAAAAGGGCGGAGAGGCAGACCCTTACGAGGAATGGACGCGCGATGATCTTTACGATCAGGCGCAGAAGATCGGCATTGAGGGGCGCTCGAAGATGGACAAGGGCGAACTGATCGAGGCCCTGCGCAACCACTGA